TGGCGGACGATGTCGGCGTTGGTCAGCCGCACGTGCGTCAGACCTTCGATTCCTTTCAGCCGCCGCGTGGCGTCGATCAGGCCGCTCTGCGTGTGGCTGGGCAGGTCGACTTGCGTCACGTCGCCCGACACCACGATCTTCGAGTTGCGGCCCATGCGGGTGAGGAACATTTTCATTTGCGAAATGGTCGTATTCTGGGCCTCGTCGAGGATGATGAACGCTTCGTTGAGCGTGCGGCCCCGCATATAGGCCAGCGGAATCACCTCGATCAGGTCCTGTTCTGTGTAGCGTTTGATCTGGTCGTAGTCCATCATCTCGCGCAGGGCGTCGAGCAACGGGCGGAGATAAGGGTTGATTTTGGCTTGCAGGTCGCCGGGCAAATAGCCCAGGCTCTCGCCGGCCTCGACCGCCGGCCGCACCAGCACGATTTTGCGAATCCGCTCTTGTTTCAGGGCGGCGACGGCCATGGCCACCGCCAGGTAGGTTTTGCCCGTGCCGGCCGGGCCGACGCAGAACACCAGGTCATGGTCTTGAATGGCCCGCAAATAATTGGCCTGGCCGGCCGTGCGGGCCTGGATTTTGCGGCCGGCCTGAAAGACTTCGATGGTCGGCGGCTCTTCCAGGGCCGGCCCGCCGGTGGCCACCGCCAACGCCCTGGCCACATCGCCCGGCGCCACGACGCCCTGGCGGACGGCCAGCGACTGCAATTGCTCCAGCACTCCGGTGGCCTTGCTGACGGCTTCTTCCTCGCCCTCGATACGGATTTCATCGCTTCGGGCAGAAATGCGAACGCCAAGGGTATCGCGAATTTGCTTGAGGTGCTGGTCGCGAGGCCCGAAGAGCGAGAGTAGCGCTTTGGAATCGACGACAGCGATGGTGGCTTCGGTCATTAAGTTCAGCGCCGGCGTCATAGATGCCCGCGCCAGAAGGTAAGGCTAGACAGAGTATTTTACCTTAGCGGGTGCCCGCACGGCTAGCTGAGCCGGCACGGTTGGCGTAAGTCGTTGTGGTCCAACAGCTTTCAATACGGAAACCGGCCATTCGTCTCCGCATTCGACAGGTCCACCAGAAACGTCGCGAGGCGCTCGACCAGCAACTCCATCATGCGGCGGCCTTTTTCGGCGGTCGCGGGGTGTGGGTTGCCGGCACCCGTGTTCGTCGTCAGCAGGTGCCAGGGCCGCGTCATCGCCACCCAGCCGCGATTGACCGCCTCGAACCGGGTGGCGGCCATCAGCCCCTCATCGGCATCGAGGCTGCCGTCTGCCCGATGGGCCACCAACTCCGGCCGATACGCCAGAATCAGCGAGGTCTCCATCTCGCCGCCGTGGT
The sequence above is drawn from the Pirellulales bacterium genome and encodes:
- a CDS encoding PhoH family protein; this translates as MTEATIAVVDSKALLSLFGPRDQHLKQIRDTLGVRISARSDEIRIEGEEEAVSKATGVLEQLQSLAVRQGVVAPGDVARALAVATGGPALEEPPTIEVFQAGRKIQARTAGQANYLRAIQDHDLVFCVGPAGTGKTYLAVAMAVAALKQERIRKIVLVRPAVEAGESLGYLPGDLQAKINPYLRPLLDALREMMDYDQIKRYTEQDLIEVIPLAYMRGRTLNEAFIILDEAQNTTISQMKMFLTRMGRNSKIVVSGDVTQVDLPSHTQSGLIDATRRLKGIEGLTHVRLTNADIVRHRLVREIVRAYDEDTTRRRPNP